From the genome of Papaver somniferum cultivar HN1 chromosome 2, ASM357369v1, whole genome shotgun sequence, one region includes:
- the LOC113349173 gene encoding chalcone synthase encodes MVTVEEIRNAQRAEGPANVLAIGTATPANCVLQADYPDYYFKITKSEHMTELKEKFKRMCEKSQIRKRYMHITEEILNENPNMCEYMAPSLDARQDIVVVEVPRLGKEAASKAIKEWGQPKSKITHLVVCTTSGVDMPGADYQLSKLLGLRPSVKRLMMYQQGCFAGGTVMRLAKDLAENNAGARVLVVCSEITAVTFRGPADTHLDSLVGQALFGDGAGAMIIGADPDLSVERPLFQIVSAAQTILPDSHGAIDGHLREVGLTFHLLKDVPGLISKNIEKSLDEAFKPIGITDWNSLFWIAHPGGPAILDQVEAKLGLQEEKLRATRHVLSEYGNMSSACVLFILDEMRKKSIEEGKATTGDGLDWGVLFGFGPGLTVETVVLHSVPTI; translated from the exons ATGGTGACTGTTGAGGAAATCCGTAATGCTCAAAGAGCCGAGGGTCCAGCTAATGTCTTGGCAATCGGGACTGCAACTCCAGCCAACTGCGTCTTACAAGCTGATTACCCTGACTACTACTTCAAAATCACAAAGAGCGAACATATGACTGAACTCAAAGAGAAATTCAAGCGAATGT GCGAGAAGTCACAGATTAGAAAGCGTTATATGCATATCACAGAAGAAATTCTGAATGAAAACCCCAACATGTGTGAATACATGGCTCCATCGCTCGATGCACGTCAAGACATAGTTGTTGTTGAGGTACCCCGACTAGGAAAAGAAGCTGCATCAAAAGCTATCAAAGAATGGGGACAACCAAAGTCCAAGATCACTCATTTAGTCGTTTGCACTACTTCCGGTGTTGACATGCCTGGTGCAGATTACCAGCTCAGTAAACTACTGGGTCTTCGTCCTTCGGTTAAACGATTGATGATGTACCAACAAGGTTGTTTCGCTGGTGGGACTGTCATGCGTCTTGCCAAAGACTTGGCTGAGAATAACGCTGGTGCACGTGTACTTGTTGTGTGTTCAGAAATTACAGCAGTTACTTTCCGTGGTCCTGCTGATACTCATTTAGACTCCCTTGTAGGACAAGCTCTTTTTGGTGATGGTGCAGGTGCAATGATCATCGGAGCAGACCCTGATCTTTCAGTGGAACGTCCGCTTTTCCAAATCGTTTCTGCAGCTCAGACTATTCTCCCCGATTCGCATGGAGCAATCGATGGACATTTACGTGAAGTCGGTCTGACTTTTCACTTGTTGAAAGATGTTCCCGGCTTGATCTCTAAGAACATTGAGAAGAGTTTAGATGAGGCTTTTAAACCAATTGGTATCACTGACTGGAATTCTTTGTTCTGGATTGCTCACCCTGGTGGTCCAGCAATTCTTGACCAAGTTGAGGCTAAACTAGGATTACAAGAAGAGAAACTCCGAGCAACCCGTCATGTGTTGAGCGAGTACGGTAACATGTCAAGCGCTTGTGTCCTTTTCATCCTCGACGAGATGAGAAAGAAGTCCATTGAAGAAGGAAAAGCCACCACCGGAGATGGATTGGATTGGGGTGTTCTCTTCGGTTTCGGACCCGGTCTTACGGTCGAAACTGTTGTGCTCCATAGTGTCCCAACTATTTAA